Part of the Gammaproteobacteria bacterium genome is shown below.
TTTGCTACCACTCAACTGATCGCGGTAGCGGAAGAGCTATGCGAGGGACGCATACTCGTTACTGGTGGCGGTGGTTACAATCTGAACAATTTGGCCCGAGGTTGGACCGCAATTCTACGTTCCCTATTGGAAATTCCCCCTTTATGACATTACCGCTGTTCAGCACTGAACCCGGCTGCCGTGAGGCTCATCTCGAACGCCGCTATAAAAACCCCCTATTTCCCGAAGCGGATCGCCAAGTCACTCAAGAAGAAGCAAACAGGGCACGTCAAGCTGATGACGAGGAAGTTACTGCCTTCCGCAAAGACCTGCGCACCCTGCTACGCGAGGTCTCTGTCCTACCGGCCCATGTCGAATCCGAGGTCGCCCTAAAGCTCAAGGAACGCATCGAGCGCCTCTACGAGATCTGTGCGGGTCTGCCTGGGGAGTTCACTCGAGAACGGGAGGGATTGATCCGACTGAGTCGTGTGATTGCGAAACCGATCGTGGATGGTGCCGCAAACGATTCCTACGCTCGTCAACAATTGGCCCAGGAGGAAACCGCCCGCGAGATCCACTGGCAACTCCTGCGTCATCCCCTAGTTGCGCATCTATTACGCCCTGATTCCCCCATTACCCCTGCGGATCTGGTTCCTACGCTACTCTCCGAAGACGAGAAATCAGTGAGAGCGGTAATAACGTTATTAGACTCAGGACAACACCGCCTTTTGCAGTTTCAGGCGCGTCAATGGTTAGAAAGGTTACAAAGTGAGGGCGTACAGATCCCGCCTTCCGCTTGGATGATTCTGGAAGTGATAGAGGAACCTATTGTCTCAACGATTACCTAAAGTGTCGTAATCATTCCCCCTTCCTGTGGGACGGGATGTGAATGATTACACTTGGATTACAACTCCAAAACACCACCGGGGGAAGATTATGAAATCAAACCTTGCGCTATTTGCAGGCCTGTTGGTATTCGTGGGCCTATTTGCATTTTTCGTGGCGGGAAATAATAACCAGATCGCATCCTTTGTCATCGACACTACCGACCACGCCTTGACTTTGGAACTAGACAAGACATTTTTCTGGAGTGATTGGAATGTAGAACTAACCCTTCGTAACAATCCAAAATGCCAGCGTCGTCATATCCTAGAATCGAGCAAGGAAAAATCACCCACCCTTGAGGTTTACTTCCCCGAACCTAATTTCTTCATCTTCCGACAGAG
Proteins encoded:
- a CDS encoding conserved hypothetical protein (Evidence 4 : Unknown function but conserved in other organisms); its protein translation is MTLPLFSTEPGCREAHLERRYKNPLFPEADRQVTQEEANRARQADDEEVTAFRKDLRTLLREVSVLPAHVESEVALKLKERIERLYEICAGLPGEFTREREGLIRLSRVIAKPIVDGAANDSYARQQLAQEETAREIHWQLLRHPLVAHLLRPDSPITPADLVPTLLSEDEKSVRAVITLLDSGQHRLLQFQARQWLERLQSEGVQIPPSAWMILEVIEEPIVSTIT
- a CDS encoding conserved hypothetical protein (Evidence 4 : Unknown function but conserved in other organisms), yielding MKSNLALFAGLLVFVGLFAFFVAGNNNQIASFVIDTTDHALTLELDKTFFWSDWNVELTLRNNPKCQRRHILESSKEKSPTLEVYFPEPNFFIFRQSNHWYVADMKSCRFQEYRKPPPEPGRLIGTFQKEANGYEFIKKP